A stretch of Melospiza georgiana isolate bMelGeo1 unplaced genomic scaffold, bMelGeo1.pri scaffold_29, whole genome shotgun sequence DNA encodes these proteins:
- the LOC131096470 gene encoding olfactory receptor 14J1-like: MSNNSSIRHFLLLALADTRQLQLLHFCLLLGISLAALLGNGLIISAVACGHHLHTPMFFFLLNLALSDLGSICTTVPKAMHNSLWDTRDISYTGCAAQTFFFLFFIGAEFYLLTIMCYDRYVSICKPLHYGTLLGTRACAHMAAAAWASGFLYSLLHTANTFSLPLCHGNALGQFFCEIPQILKLSCSKSQLREVGLLAVSACLVFSCFVFIVFSYVQIFRAVLRIPSEQGRHKAFSTCLPHLAVLSMFISTATFAYLKPPNISSPSLDLALSVLYSVVPPALNPLIYSLRNQELKAAVWTLMTACFQKH, translated from the coding sequence atgtccaacaacagctccatcaggcacttcctcctgctggcattggcagacacgcggcagctgcagctcctgcacttctgtctcttgctgggcatctccctggctgccctcctgggcaatggcctcatcatcagcgccgtagcctgcggccaccacctgcacacgcccatgttcttcttcctgctcaacctggccctcagtgacctgggctccatctgcaccactgtccccaaagccatgcacaattccctctgggacaccagggacatctcctacactggatgtgctgctcagacctttttctttctgttcttcattgGAGCAGAGTTTTATCtgctgaccatcatgtgctacgaccgttacgtgtccatctgcaaacccctgcactacgggaccctcctgggcaccagagcttgtgcccacatggcagcagctgcctgggccagtggctTTCTCTATTcgctgctgcacacagccaatacattttccttgcccctgtgccatggcaatgccctgggccagttcttctgtgaaatcccacagatcctcaagctctcctgctccaaatcccaaCTAAGGGAAGTGGGACTTCTTGCTGTCAGTGCCTGTCTGGTATTcagttgttttgtgttcattgttttctcctatgtgcagatcttcagagctgtgctgaggatcccctctgagcagggacggcacaaagccttttccacctgcctccctcacctggccgtgCTATCCATGTTTATCAGCACAGCCACATTTGCCTATTTGAAACCTCCCAacatctcctccccatccctggatctggccctgtcagttctgtactcagtggtgcctccagccctgaaccccctcatctacagcctgaggaaccaggagctcaaggctgcagtgtggacaCTGATGACTGCAtgctttcagaaacattaa